In one Cryptococcus deuterogattii R265 chromosome 9, complete sequence genomic region, the following are encoded:
- a CDS encoding monosaccharide transporter, which translates to MPYLGLRGKKLLTAISVTAGVGFCLFGIDNAALGGVISSDPFNRRFNLDPTGQGAVTGAYEIGCFFGALFFAFFGEKVARRTVLLIGCVPLLIGTVLQVATYSTAQLVVGRVVAGLAMGAITSTLPIWQNETSPPALRGTLICASLSMLIVGQLIAYWAAYGLLDKYDNDMVYRVMFSLQGMAAVLMAALLSFMPESPRFLLAHSRPDEARRVLSALADIPENDPVVTEQMEEIVRAIELESTSARNWSDLIKRGKDAQGEKRRMFTAVVIQVCQAFSGSTVISYYVTTIFQEAIGMSPHTSTLLSGYLQIFFLVCSFATWWLIEHAGRRRLFILTAFAMAVVMFIMGGLIKIDTKPTGIGAAVMVFAYQAFFTWGWMAGVWVYSSEICPLSWRSKGMGLAVALQWLFDFVLLMVTPIGIANIGYGMFMLFGAFNLCFIPFVYFYCPETAGVPLESIDTFYLPGVDPINESERLRQEIRDARKGEKEVLAMEEAIIGEEPILDEEEKEHVGETGK; encoded by the exons ATGCCGTATCTTGGACTTCGAGGCAAAAAGCTGCTCACGGCTATCTCCGTCACGGCAGGCGTTGGTTTCTGCTTGTTCGGTATCGACAATGCAGCTCTAGGAGGGGTGATTTCTTCTGATCCTT TCAACCGCCGATTTAACCTCGACCCTACTGGTCAAGGTGCCGTCACCGGCGCTTACGAGATTGGCTGCTTCTTTGGCGCCCTCTTTTTCGCTTTCTTTGGCGAGAAAGTTGCCCGAAGAACGGTGCTCCTCATAGGATGTGTGCCTCTCTTAATTGGTACTGTCTTGCAAGTCGCCACCTATTCAACAGCGCAACTGGTAGTTGGACGAGTAGTGGCGGGTTTGGCTATGGGTGCGATTACCTCAACTTTGCCCATCTGGCAGAACGAGACCAGTCCTCCCGCTTTGCGTGGAACATTGATCTGCGCTAGTCTGAGTATGCTGATC GTTGGTCAACTCATTGCCTATTGGGCAGCCTACGGCCTTCTGGACAAATATGATAACGATATGGTTTACCGTGTTATGTTCTCACTCCAAGGCATGGCTGCTGTATTAATGGCTGCTTTACTTTCCTTCATGCCGGAATCTCCTCgtttccttctcgcccATTCAAGACCTGATGAGGCCCGTAGGGTTTTGTCAGCCTTGGCGGATATCCCTGAAAACGACCCGGTCGTCACTGAGCAAATGGAGGAGATCGTCAGGGCTATTGAGCTCGAAAGCACTAGTGCACGAAACTGGAGTGATCTAATTAAAAGGGGCAAGGATGCGCAGGGcgaaaagagaagaatgttcACT GCCGTTGTTATCCAG GTCTGCCAAGCTTTCAGTGGCAGTACTGTCATCTCATA CTATGTCACCACCATTTT CCAAGAAGCCATTGGAATGTCTCCCCAtacctccactcttctttctggtTATCTTCAGA tttttttccttgtttGTAGTTTTGC TACATGGTGGCTTATCG AGCACGCCGGTCGAAGAcgtctcttcattcttACGGCTTTCGCCATG GCTGTAGTCATGTTTATTATGGGTGGCCTTATCAAGATCGATACCAAGCCAACGGGAATCGGTGCGGCTGTCATGGTTTTCGCTTACCAAGC TTTCTTCACCTGGGGTTGGATGGCGGGCGTGTGGGTTTATTCGTCTGAAATTTGTCCCTTGAGCTGGCGTTCCAAGGGCATGGG TCTGGCGGTTGCCCTTCAATGGCTTTTTGACTTTGTTCTTCTCATGG TCACCCCTATCGGCATTGCTAACATCGGCTACGGCATGTTCATGCTGTTCGGGGCCTTTAACCTTTGCTTTATCCCTTTCGTCTACTTCTATTGCCCGGAAACAGCGGGTGTCCCTCTCGAATCGATTGATACCTTCTACTTACCTGGTGTCGATCCCATCAATGAGAGCGAAAGACTGAGGCAAGAGATTAGAGATGccaggaagggagagaaggaggttcTTGCTATGGAAGAAGCCATTATTGGGGAGGAACCTATccttgatgaggaagagaaggagcaCGTTGGGGAAACCGGGAAGTAA
- a CDS encoding monosaccharide transporter: MPYLGLRGNSLLFAISATAGMGFCLFGIEDSSLGGVISSDPFQNRFHLDATGQGAVTGCFEIGCFFGGLAFAFLGERYARRIVLFIATVPLLIGTVLQVATYSTGQLAAGRVVAGLGFGAITSTLPIWQNETSPAAMRGMLICASLSMLIVGQLIAYWAAYGLLQVYDDDRVYRIVFSLQGMAGVIMAFMLIFMPESPRYLLAHNKQDEARQVISALLDLPEDNPAVIGQIEEITQAIELEMASAKNWRDLFKSAHDAQGEKRRMLTAVVIQVCQPFSGSTIISYYLTTIFQEAVGLTPHTSALLSGYLQVWFLFASFGTWYLIVEHAGRRNLFLVTAFFMSAVMFIMGGLLKMDTKSTGIGAAAMIFAYQGFFTWGWMAGVWAYSSEICPLSWRSKGMGLAVALQWLFDFVLLMVTPIGISNIGYGMFMLFGVFNLCFIPIVYFLCPETAGVTLEHIDEFYGPGKNPVKESSRIRKEMKEARKRQDDELERQEVAVAVMWEGKGKVTEVEKV; this comes from the exons ATGCCTTATCTCGGCCTGAGGGGTAATAGTCTTCTGTTTGCCATCTCGGCCACCGCCGGTATGGGCTTTTGTCTGTTTGGCATCGAAGACTCATCTTTGGGAGGTGTCATCTCATCCGACCCCT TCCAAAACCGTTTCCATCTCGATGCTACTGGACAGGGTGCCGTCACAGGCTGTTTTGAAATTGGTTGTTTCTTTGGCGGTCtcgcctttgccttcttggGCGAACGCTATGCCCGACGCATTGTACTCTTTATCGCAACAGTACCTCTTCTAATTGGTACAGTCCTTCAAGTGGCTACATACTCGACAGGTCAACTGGCGGCCGGTCGAGTTGTGGCAGGTCTAGGCTTCGGTGCAATTACCTCAACCCTACCCATCTGGCAGAACGAAACAAGCCCTGCAGCTATGAGGGGAATGCTTATATGTGCTAGTCTGAGTATGCTCATT GTCGGTCAGTTGATCGCTTATTGGGCTGCCTATGGCCTTTTGCAAGTCTATGACGACGATAGAGTATATCGTATAGTTTTCTCTTTGCAAGGAATGGCCGGTGTTATCATGGCCTTCATGTTGATCTTTATGCCCGAATCTCCTCGTTATCTCCTCGCCCATAATAAACAAGATGAAGCTCGACAAGTGATCTCAGCTCTCCTCGACTTACCTGAGGATAATCCAGCGGTTATTGGTCAAATAGAGGAGATCACGCAGGCCATTGAGCTCGAAATGGCCAGTGCCAAAAATTGGAGAGACCTGTTCAAGAGCGCCCACGATGCtcagggagagaagaggcgaATGTTAACT GCCGTTGTAATACAGGTTTGCCAACCATTTAGTGGAAGTACAATCATTTCCTA CTACCTCACAACTATCTT TCAAGAAGCCGTCGGTCTCACACCGCATACTTCAGCACTTCTTTCGGGATACCTCCAAG TATGGTTCCTTTTCGCGAGTTTTGG CACATGGTACCTGATTG TAGAACATGCTGGTCGTCGaaaccttttccttgtcaCCGCCTTTTTCATG TCTGCTGTAATGTTCATCATGGGCGGTCttttgaagatggacaCCAAGTCCACCGGTATTGGAGCTGCAGCCATGATTTTTGCATATCAAGG CTTCTTCACTTGGGGTTGGATGGCTGGCGTATGGGCTTACTCCTCTGAAATTTGTCCTTTGAGTTGGAGATCTAAAGGCATGGG ATTGGCAGTCGCACTCCAATGGCTCTTCGACTTCGTCCTTCTCATGG TTACACCCATCGGTATCAGCAACATCGGCTATGGCATGTTTATGCTCTTTGGTGTATTCAATCTCTGCTTCATCCCGATTGTGTACTTCCTGTGCCCAGAAACCGCAGGCGTTACTCTAGAGCACATCGACGAATTCTATGGTCCAGGAAAGAATCCAGTGAAGGAGAGTTCAAGGATtaggaaggaaatgaaggaggccAGAAAAAGGCAGGACGACGAGTTAGAGAGACAGGAAGTAGCGGTTGCTGTTATgtgggaaggaaaaggaaaagtaaCAGAGGTCGAAAAGGTGTAA